The Humulus lupulus chromosome 4, drHumLupu1.1, whole genome shotgun sequence genome has a window encoding:
- the LOC133832199 gene encoding glyceraldehyde-3-phosphate dehydrogenase GAPCP2, chloroplastic-like: protein MRTGSGGVQGSFSPNQIAEVETETETERDSSSSVFFRSGLEAMEMKWKKKKNMRNNERRHWTKSLGNNSFNRSPNSARFQSSVFGSTVPSGSSILQLKDDTLFRGCNVKRVQPIKATATELPPTVQKLKTGGKSKVGINGFGRIGRLVLRVAIFRDYIDVVAVNDPFIDAKYMAYMFKYDSTHGLFKGSIKVVDDSTLEINGKQIKVVSKRDPAEIPWGDYGAEYVVESSSVFTTIDKALAHKKGGAKKVVLSAPSVDAPMFVVGVNEEIYKPNMDIVSNASFTTNCLAPLAKVVHEEFGILEGLMTTVHATTATQKTVDGPSMKDWRGGRGAGQNIIPSSTGAAKAVGKVLPELDGKLTGMAFRVPTPNVSVVDTRYNFVGDTRYNFFDVYF from the exons ATGAGGACTGGTAGCGGCGGTGTTCAGGGCTCATTCTCTCCCAACCAGATTGCAGAGGTGGAGACAGAGACGGAGACGGAAAGAGACTCTTCGTCCAGTGTCTTCTTTCGTTCAGGGCTCGAGGCCATGGAGAtgaaatggaagaagaagaagaatatgaggAACAATGAAAGAAGGCACTGGACGAAGAGTCTCGGAAACAACAG TTTCAATCGCAGCCCAAACTCTGCAAGATTTCAGTCAAGTGTATTTGGTTCTACTGTTCCAAGCGGATCATCTATTTTACAGTTGA AAGACGACACATTGTTCAGGGGATGCAATGTCAAGAGAGTCCAACCCATTAAAGCAACGGCCACTGAATTGCCACCAACTGTTCAGA aaTTGAAGACCGGTGGGAAGTCAAAGGTTGGGATCAATG GTTTTGGTCGGATTGGAAGATTGGTTTTACGAGTAGCAATATTCAGGGATTATATTGACGTGGTGGCAGTGAATGATCCTTTTATTGATGCTAAATACATG GCCTACATGTTTAAATATGACTCTACTCATGGATTATTCAAAGGAAGCATTAAGGTTGTAGATGATTCAACCTTAGAAATCAATGGGAAGCAGATTAAGGTTGTGAGTAAAAG GGACCCTGCTGAGATTCCTTGGGGTGATTATGGAGCTGAGTATGTTGTTGAATCTTCTAGTGTTTTCACAACAATTGACAAAGCTTTAGCACATAAGAAG GGTGGAGCCAAGAAAGTAGTTTTATCAGCTCCATCAGTTGATGCTCCCATGTTTGTGGTTGGAGTAAATGAGGAGATATACAAGCCAAACATGGACATTGTTTCAAATGCAAGCTTTACTACCAACTGTCTTGCTCCTCTTGCTAAG GTTGTTCATGAGGAATTTGGTATTCTTGAAGGTTTAATGACAACTGTTCATGCAACTACAG CAACACAGAAGACTGTTGATGGCCCATCAATGAAGGATTGGAGAGGAGGCCGTGGAGCTGGACAAAATATCATTCCTAGTTCTACTGGTGCTGCAAAG GCTGTTGGAAAGGTTCTGCCAGAACTGGATGGAAAACTTACTGGAATGGCCTTCCGTGTTCCAACTCCTAATGTCTCGGTGGTGGACACAAGGTATAATTTTGTTGGTGACACAAGATATAATTTCTTTGATGTGTATTTTTAA
- the LOC133832200 gene encoding F-box/LRR-repeat protein 4-like, with product MELLAMSCVRNAGLVELALGCGTSLKALGIAACAKITDVSLEAVGVHCKSLETLSLDSEFMHNKGVLAVAQGCPFLKVLKLQCINVTDEALKAVGTSCAPLELLALYSFQRFTDKFIFQFFYWLPLNVIGYLSQRANQTGKLFLNSTEQGSCLVLLTRFRGNISGCGIEKLVSGNGGCSDYSLDDVTNKLGDRVHGFGVDYW from the exons ATGGAACTATTGGCAATGTCATGTGTAAGAA ATGCGGGTTTAGTTGAATTAGCTCTTGGTTGTGGGACTTCATTGAAAGCTCTTGGTATTGCTGCTTGTGCTAAGATAACTGATGTCTCACTGGAAGCAGTGGGCGTACATTGCAAGTCTCTTGAGACCCTTTCTTTAGATTCTGAGTTCATGCACAACAAAGGGGTGCTTGCTGTAGCCCAAGGATGCCCATTTTTGAAAGTATTGAAGCTACAATGCATCAATGTTACTGATGAGGCTTTGAAAGCTGTAGGCACTTCTTGTGCGCCATTGGAGTTATTAGCTCTATATAGTTTCCAGAGATTCACAGATAA GTTCATTTTTCAATTTTTCTATTGGTTGCCTCTAAATGTTATTGGGTACCTTA GCCAAAGAGCAAATCAAACTGGAAAATTATTTCTGAATTCCACTGAGCAAGGAAGTTGTCTCGTTTTGCTTACAAGGTTTCGCGGAAACATCTCTGGTTGTGGGATTGAGAAGCTAGTTAGTGGGAATGGTGGCTGTTCTGACTACTCTCTTGATGatgttaccaataaattgggAGATAGA GTTCACGGTTTTGGTGTCGATTATTGGTAG